The following proteins are co-located in the Thermus tengchongensis genome:
- a CDS encoding GNAT family N-acetyltransferase — MRVVGRRVRWRWYGEVVLEGGLALRMTGDAAKWLRPGDQVRLATEFKKPLLGFDEYTLQGSFPIWPLFSREVAHVREGPLGGEAYRYRLRAREAMYEADFEAIAELEQYHYASEKEVVALWSCPRCGRTLQANSKPLCPCGGEARLKEIKGSTPASRFLLLELVERLPFEPRIVGYLRLDPPIPRMHRRTPKGLERDIRERIFPPDWFHPTYEGGPDWESALDRVHTAAARIARVVVHPDYRSEGFGSLLVRLALEWVRERAAPEGRREKHLVYTIAQMARYHPFFEKVGFRYLFDTASGRPVLFYPLTGEAEDYLERFLREDPYARAHGGRLFFSRFTPLQGLPGPIRLLWVHKAYRSHLDLSDLSPDVQEALSAFGVRARILERAVLRGADLEIPPKSVVVLAGASGAGKTTLLRLLLGEPPDAGEVVVPPGRRVGYIPGEREVELGEEPILERLYQKLKDVGAAIEVLNRMGLSDAVLYRARPRELSTGQRERYRLALLLAERPDLLLLDEFAAHLDVPTARRVALGLGKLVRGVGITLVAATHRPEVIAALDPDLLVYVGYGGLMAIPRRGLRT, encoded by the coding sequence ATGCGGGTTGTAGGGCGCAGGGTCCGCTGGCGCTGGTACGGGGAGGTGGTCCTCGAGGGGGGCCTTGCCTTACGCATGACGGGGGACGCCGCCAAATGGCTCCGCCCCGGGGACCAGGTCCGCCTTGCCACCGAGTTCAAGAAGCCCCTCCTGGGCTTCGACGAGTATACCCTCCAAGGCAGTTTCCCCATCTGGCCCCTTTTTTCCCGCGAAGTGGCCCACGTCCGGGAAGGCCCCTTGGGGGGCGAGGCCTACCGCTACCGCCTCCGGGCGCGGGAGGCCATGTACGAGGCTGACTTTGAGGCCATCGCTGAGCTGGAGCAGTACCACTACGCCTCCGAAAAAGAAGTGGTGGCCCTTTGGTCCTGCCCCCGCTGTGGCCGTACCCTTCAGGCCAACAGCAAGCCCCTCTGCCCCTGTGGGGGCGAGGCCCGCTTGAAGGAGATCAAGGGCTCCACCCCGGCAAGCCGCTTTCTGCTCCTGGAGCTTGTGGAGCGCTTGCCCTTTGAGCCCAGGATCGTGGGCTACCTGCGCTTGGATCCGCCCATTCCTCGCATGCACCGCAGGACCCCCAAGGGTTTGGAGCGGGATATCCGGGAGCGGATCTTCCCCCCGGACTGGTTCCACCCCACCTACGAGGGTGGACCGGACTGGGAGAGCGCCCTGGACCGCGTGCACACCGCAGCGGCCCGCATCGCCCGGGTGGTGGTTCACCCGGATTACCGCTCTGAGGGGTTCGGGTCCCTTTTGGTGCGCTTGGCCCTGGAGTGGGTGCGGGAGCGGGCCGCTCCGGAAGGGCGCCGGGAGAAGCACCTGGTCTACACCATCGCCCAGATGGCCCGCTACCACCCCTTCTTTGAGAAGGTGGGCTTCCGCTACCTCTTTGATACCGCCTCCGGCCGGCCGGTGCTCTTTTACCCCCTCACCGGGGAGGCCGAGGACTACCTGGAGCGTTTTCTGCGGGAAGATCCCTATGCCCGGGCCCACGGGGGCAGGCTATTCTTTTCCCGCTTCACGCCCCTCCAGGGGCTTCCTGGGCCCATCCGCCTTCTCTGGGTGCACAAGGCCTACCGGAGCCACCTGGACCTCTCGGACCTTTCCCCTGATGTGCAGGAGGCCCTGTCGGCCTTTGGGGTGAGGGCGCGCATCCTGGAGCGGGCGGTCCTCCGGGGAGCGGACCTGGAGATACCCCCAAAGAGCGTGGTGGTTTTGGCGGGGGCCAGCGGGGCGGGGAAGACCACGCTTCTGCGCCTCCTTTTGGGGGAGCCCCCCGACGCCGGCGAGGTGGTGGTGCCGCCGGGGAGGCGGGTGGGCTACATCCCGGGGGAGCGGGAGGTGGAGCTGGGGGAGGAACCCATCCTGGAAAGGCTGTACCAGAAGCTGAAAGACGTGGGTGCAGCCATAGAGGTGCTGAACCGCATGGGTCTTTCCGATGCCGTCTTGTACCGCGCCCGCCCCCGGGAGCTTTCCACCGGGCAGAGGGAGCGCTACCGCCTGGCCCTCCTTTTGGCGGAGAGGCCGGACCTCCTTCTCCTGGACGAGTTTGCCGCTCACCTGGACGTGCCCACCGCTCGGCGGGTGGCCCTGGGCTTGGGGAAGCTGGTGCGGGGCGTGGGCATCACCCTGGTGGCCGCCACCCATCGTCCGGAGGTCATCGCCGCCTTGGACCCGGACCTCCTGGTCTACGTGGGCTACGGCGGACTCATGGCCATACCTCGGAGAGGTCTACGAACATGA
- a CDS encoding ASCH domain-containing protein, which produces MERPKLGLIVREPYASLIVEGKKTWEIRKRKTRHRGPLGIVSGGYLIGQADVVGVEGPFRVEELLPHQDKHLAEEAFLKAYAGDEPLFAWVLENALRYEKPFYVPRRPGRVMFVDLSEVWP; this is translated from the coding sequence GTGGAAAGGCCAAAGCTGGGGCTTATCGTCCGTGAGCCGTACGCCAGCCTCATCGTGGAGGGCAAGAAGACCTGGGAGATCCGCAAACGCAAGACCCGCCACCGAGGCCCCTTGGGCATCGTCAGCGGGGGCTACCTCATCGGCCAGGCAGACGTGGTGGGGGTGGAGGGCCCTTTTCGTGTGGAAGAGCTTCTCCCTCACCAGGACAAGCACCTGGCGGAAGAAGCTTTCCTCAAGGCCTACGCCGGGGATGAACCACTTTTTGCTTGGGTTTTAGAAAACGCCCTCCGCTACGAAAAGCCTTTTTACGTGCCCCGAAGGCCAGGACGGGTCATGTTCGTAGACCTCTCCGAGGTATGGCCATGA
- the nth gene encoding endonuclease III — MEGVGCPKEGQKAKKRRALAILEALKAAYPGAKTELKHNSPFQLLVATVLSAQATDKSVNEATPALFARFPDAKTLAEAHPEEVEPYIRRIGLYRTKARNLVALAKRLVAAHGGEVPQDKQALMALPGVGWKTATVVLGAAFGVPGIAVDTHVARLAQRLCLSEARSPEKIGADLERLFPKEDWVFAHHALVLHGRYVCTARKPRCPACPLAPHCPSRREG; from the coding sequence GTGGAGGGCGTGGGTTGCCCTAAGGAAGGGCAAAAGGCAAAGAAACGGCGGGCTTTGGCCATCCTAGAGGCCCTAAAGGCGGCGTATCCAGGGGCCAAAACGGAGCTCAAGCACAATAGCCCCTTCCAGCTCCTGGTGGCCACGGTCCTCTCCGCCCAGGCCACGGACAAGAGCGTGAACGAGGCCACCCCCGCCCTCTTTGCCCGCTTCCCCGACGCCAAGACCTTGGCGGAGGCCCATCCGGAGGAGGTGGAGCCTTACATCAGGCGCATCGGGCTCTACCGAACCAAGGCCAGGAACCTGGTGGCTCTGGCAAAGCGGCTCGTGGCGGCGCACGGAGGGGAGGTGCCCCAGGATAAGCAGGCCCTCATGGCCCTTCCTGGGGTGGGTTGGAAGACGGCCACCGTGGTGCTGGGGGCGGCCTTCGGGGTACCGGGCATCGCCGTGGACACCCACGTGGCCCGCCTGGCCCAAAGGCTTTGCCTCTCCGAGGCCAGGAGCCCGGAAAAGATCGGGGCCGATCTAGAGCGCCTTTTCCCCAAGGAGGACTGGGTCTTCGCCCACCATGCCCTGGTCCTCCACGGGCGGTACGTCTGCACCGCTAGGAAGCCCCGGTGCCCCGCTTGCCCGTTGGCCCCCCACTGCCCGAGCCGCAGGGAGGGTTAG
- a CDS encoding MFS transporter: MTRLLASPAYRLVLASFLWSFGGNLVYFFLNFHLEALGFGRQAIGLAQALLLFTGVVFALPLAYLIPRLGYLRSLHLAFLLAVGSGLLLGLGLLVFPSLAGYGLAGALLQGAAAPLMARLVPPGRRVALFSLQAALTTASGFFSTLLAGFLSEWVGARWVLLFALPFFLMAVPLVLGLPEGEGQAPRFRGRFGVWLRLLLPQVVIGLGAGLVIPFLNLFLKEKFGLTYGATGFVFALSSLATGLAMLLQPLLVRRVGKLGAIVLVQALSLPFLALLAWAPWLPVVTLALLVRGALMNAAGPVYAALVMDYLEDGERPGFFLVESGIWSLLFALGSALSGVAQEALGLAAFHYLFAATLTLYALGIALWPWAFGRLRAAYGEGEGSS, encoded by the coding sequence ATGACAAGACTCCTTGCCTCCCCCGCTTACCGCCTGGTCCTGGCCAGCTTCCTCTGGTCTTTCGGAGGGAACCTGGTCTACTTCTTCCTGAACTTCCACCTCGAGGCCCTGGGCTTTGGCCGCCAGGCCATCGGCCTGGCCCAGGCCCTTCTCCTTTTCACCGGGGTGGTCTTCGCCCTGCCCCTGGCCTACCTCATCCCTAGGCTGGGCTACCTGAGAAGCCTCCACCTGGCCTTCCTGTTGGCGGTGGGAAGCGGCCTTCTCCTGGGCCTTGGCCTCTTGGTCTTCCCCTCCCTGGCGGGCTACGGCCTGGCGGGCGCCCTCCTGCAGGGGGCGGCGGCCCCCCTCATGGCCCGGCTGGTGCCCCCGGGGAGGCGGGTGGCGCTTTTCAGCCTGCAGGCGGCCCTCACCACGGCCAGCGGCTTCTTTTCCACCCTCCTGGCGGGATTCCTCTCCGAGTGGGTGGGGGCCCGGTGGGTGCTCCTTTTCGCCCTTCCCTTTTTCCTCATGGCGGTTCCCCTGGTTTTGGGCCTGCCTGAGGGGGAAGGGCAGGCACCCCGGTTTCGGGGCCGCTTCGGGGTGTGGCTTAGACTCCTCCTGCCCCAAGTGGTCATCGGCCTTGGGGCAGGGCTCGTCATCCCCTTCTTGAACCTCTTCCTCAAGGAGAAGTTCGGCCTCACCTATGGGGCCACGGGGTTCGTCTTTGCCCTCTCCTCCTTGGCCACAGGGCTGGCCATGCTCCTCCAGCCCCTTTTGGTGCGGCGGGTGGGGAAGCTCGGGGCCATCGTCCTGGTGCAGGCCCTCTCCTTGCCCTTCCTGGCCCTGTTGGCCTGGGCTCCTTGGCTTCCCGTGGTCACCCTGGCCCTCCTGGTGCGGGGGGCCCTCATGAACGCCGCCGGGCCGGTCTACGCCGCCTTGGTCATGGACTACCTGGAGGATGGGGAGCGGCCCGGCTTTTTCCTGGTGGAATCGGGGATCTGGAGCCTCCTCTTCGCCCTGGGAAGCGCCCTTTCCGGGGTGGCCCAGGAGGCCTTGGGCCTGGCCGCCTTCCACTACCTCTTTGCCGCCACCCTCACCCTCTACGCCCTAGGCATCGCCCTCTGGCCCTGGGCCTTTGGCCGCCTGCGGGCGGCCTACGGGGAGGGGGAGGGCTCTTCCTGA
- a CDS encoding molybdopterin molybdotransferase MoeA produces MRTSLTVEEALELVLAEARGEPGVEVLPLKEALGRVLAEDLAALVDHPDQDDTAIDGYACRQEDTLGASRESPVRLKVIGESPAGKPFGGRVGPKEAVAVYTGAPIPEGADAVIRVEDTRREGDEVLLFAPASPKDIRPKGDDLRRGEVYLKRGDLLSPSRLGLAAAMGHPRVKVFRRPRVGILATGDEVVEPGEPLPYGGVYNSNAYSLLGLVWEAGGEPVLLGKVEDEPEKVLARLEGAGRLDLLLTSGGVSMGEYDVVRKVLEERGEVLFWKVKQQPGGPLLLARLGELPVLGLPGNPVSSMVTFFLYGRPFLFRLLQRTEPPYRALKARALTPFRGAPGKKVFRRGVLSFEGELVVRTTGNQSSGVLRSMAQGNALVVIPPDQNVQEGQEVEVIPLTFVL; encoded by the coding sequence ATGCGCACGAGCCTCACGGTGGAAGAAGCCTTGGAGCTGGTCCTGGCCGAGGCCAGGGGGGAGCCCGGCGTGGAGGTACTCCCCCTGAAGGAGGCTTTGGGACGGGTGCTGGCGGAAGACCTCGCCGCCTTGGTGGACCACCCCGACCAGGACGACACCGCCATTGACGGCTACGCCTGCCGCCAGGAGGACACCCTGGGGGCTTCCCGAGAAAGCCCGGTGCGCCTTAAGGTGATTGGCGAATCTCCCGCGGGAAAGCCCTTCGGGGGCCGGGTGGGGCCGAAGGAGGCGGTGGCGGTCTATACCGGGGCCCCCATTCCCGAAGGGGCGGATGCGGTGATCCGGGTGGAGGACACGCGGCGGGAAGGGGACGAGGTCCTTCTCTTCGCCCCTGCGAGTCCCAAGGACATAAGGCCTAAGGGGGACGACCTGAGGCGGGGTGAGGTGTACCTGAAGCGGGGGGACCTCCTCAGTCCCAGCAGGCTGGGCCTGGCCGCGGCCATGGGCCACCCCCGGGTGAAGGTCTTCCGCCGCCCCCGGGTGGGGATCCTCGCCACCGGGGATGAGGTGGTGGAGCCGGGGGAACCCCTGCCCTATGGGGGGGTCTACAACTCCAACGCCTATAGCCTCCTGGGGCTGGTGTGGGAGGCCGGGGGGGAGCCTGTCCTCCTGGGCAAGGTGGAGGACGAGCCGGAAAAGGTGCTTGCCCGCCTCGAGGGGGCGGGACGGCTGGACCTCCTCCTCACCTCCGGGGGCGTGTCCATGGGGGAGTACGACGTGGTGCGGAAGGTGCTGGAGGAGAGGGGAGAGGTCCTCTTCTGGAAGGTGAAGCAGCAGCCCGGGGGGCCTCTCCTCCTCGCCCGTCTGGGGGAGCTACCCGTTTTGGGCCTGCCGGGGAACCCGGTTTCCAGCATGGTGACCTTTTTCCTCTACGGGAGACCCTTCCTTTTCCGGCTTCTCCAGCGCACCGAGCCCCCCTACCGCGCCCTCAAGGCCAGGGCCCTCACCCCCTTTCGCGGAGCGCCGGGCAAGAAGGTCTTCCGCCGGGGGGTGCTGTCCTTTGAGGGGGAGCTGGTGGTGCGCACCACCGGGAACCAAAGCAGCGGGGTTTTGCGCTCCATGGCCCAGGGCAACGCTTTGGTGGTGATCCCTCCGGACCAGAACGTGCAGGAGGGCCAGGAGGTGGAGGTCATCCCCTTGACATTCGTGCTCTAA